Proteins encoded together in one Corallococcus soli window:
- a CDS encoding RICIN domain-containing protein yields MANTSGFRCLSLLGIVGALGGCSGPEAPGESPEATGQVERPAIVSTITEGDYVIRSVMTNKCIDVASSSTADGAKVQQWDCNGTNAQKFHVAPTTNGYFKIINVNSGKGLDVQGVSTAQNAIIHQWSYVGGANQQFRFVNRGGTQFSMHLRHTDMAVDLSWGSADNGTPLLQYPYGGTANQHWSFDRVSGGGGGGGTGFGGILTRETFNAMFPNRHGFYTYDALVSAAASFSGLATTGDADTRKREVAAFLANASHETGGLVHIEEINKGDYCDTSWGPPGCFCAAGKRYFGRGPMQLSWNGNYCAAGIALGLPLQANPDLLAQDANAAWRAGFWFWTTQTGAGSMTAHNAIVNGAGFGETIRTINGSRECNGGNPGQVQSRIDTYVRFCGMLGVSPGNNLGC; encoded by the coding sequence ATGGCCAACACCTCAGGGTTTCGCTGTCTGTCCTTGCTGGGCATCGTGGGCGCGCTGGGAGGCTGTTCCGGGCCGGAGGCCCCGGGGGAGTCCCCGGAGGCGACCGGGCAGGTGGAGCGCCCCGCCATCGTGTCGACCATCACGGAGGGCGACTACGTCATCCGTTCGGTGATGACGAACAAGTGCATCGACGTGGCCTCGTCCAGCACGGCGGACGGCGCCAAGGTGCAGCAGTGGGACTGCAACGGCACCAACGCGCAGAAGTTCCACGTCGCGCCGACGACGAACGGGTACTTCAAGATCATCAACGTGAACAGCGGCAAGGGGCTGGACGTCCAGGGCGTCAGCACCGCCCAGAACGCCATCATCCACCAGTGGAGCTACGTCGGCGGCGCCAACCAGCAGTTCCGGTTCGTGAACCGGGGCGGCACGCAGTTCAGCATGCACCTGCGGCACACGGACATGGCGGTGGACCTGTCCTGGGGCTCCGCCGACAACGGGACGCCGCTGCTCCAGTACCCCTACGGGGGCACCGCCAACCAGCACTGGAGCTTCGACCGGGTCTCCGGTGGTGGCGGCGGTGGCGGGACGGGCTTCGGGGGCATCCTCACCCGCGAGACGTTCAACGCCATGTTCCCCAACCGCCATGGCTTCTACACCTACGACGCCCTGGTCTCCGCCGCGGCCAGCTTCTCCGGGCTCGCGACCACGGGCGACGCCGACACCCGCAAGCGCGAGGTGGCCGCCTTCCTGGCCAACGCCTCGCATGAGACGGGCGGCCTCGTGCACATCGAGGAGATCAACAAGGGCGACTACTGCGACACGTCGTGGGGGCCTCCGGGCTGCTTCTGCGCGGCGGGCAAGCGCTACTTCGGGCGCGGTCCCATGCAGCTGTCCTGGAACGGCAACTACTGCGCGGCGGGCATCGCGCTGGGCCTGCCGCTCCAGGCGAACCCGGACCTGCTCGCGCAGGACGCGAACGCAGCGTGGCGCGCGGGCTTCTGGTTCTGGACCACGCAGACCGGCGCGGGCTCCATGACGGCGCACAACGCCATCGTGAACGGCGCGGGCTTCGGTGAGACCATCCGCACCATCAACGGATCCAGGGAGTGCAACGGCGGCAACCCCGGCCAGGTGCAGAGCCGCATCGACACCTACGTGCGCTTCTGCGGCATGCTCGGCGTGAGCCCCGGCAACAACCTGGGCTGCTGA
- a CDS encoding type 1 glutamine amidotransferase domain-containing protein: MSPARRVLVPLPDRDFDVTEVAVPWRLLTDAGHQVVFATEKGHMPAADPLLLTGVIFGKLGADPEPRRFYGDLTLTEGFQKPLTWDAVVPEDFDALLLPGGHAPGMRQYLGSEALQAKVAAFWALQRPVAAICHGVLVLARAKDPATGLSLLHGMRTTCLPKYMERSAYLLTAWKLGRYYRTYPAYVEEEVVAALAEPGHFERGPRAGTKRGTAADHAPAFVVEDGRYVSARWPGDAYLFAQRFLTRL; the protein is encoded by the coding sequence ATGTCCCCCGCCCGCCGCGTCCTCGTCCCGCTGCCCGACCGCGACTTCGACGTCACGGAGGTCGCGGTGCCCTGGCGCCTGCTCACCGACGCGGGCCACCAGGTGGTGTTCGCCACGGAGAAGGGCCACATGCCCGCGGCGGATCCCCTGCTGCTCACGGGCGTCATCTTCGGGAAGCTGGGCGCGGATCCAGAGCCCCGGCGCTTCTATGGCGACCTCACCCTCACGGAGGGCTTCCAGAAGCCGCTGACGTGGGACGCGGTGGTGCCGGAGGACTTCGACGCCCTGCTCCTGCCCGGCGGCCATGCGCCGGGCATGCGGCAGTACCTGGGCAGTGAAGCCCTCCAGGCGAAGGTGGCCGCGTTCTGGGCGCTCCAGCGGCCCGTCGCGGCCATCTGCCACGGCGTGCTCGTGCTCGCGCGCGCCAAGGACCCCGCCACGGGCCTGAGCCTGCTGCACGGCATGCGCACGACGTGCCTGCCCAAGTACATGGAGCGCTCCGCGTACCTGCTGACCGCGTGGAAGCTGGGGCGCTACTACCGCACCTACCCCGCCTACGTGGAGGAGGAGGTGGTGGCCGCCCTCGCGGAGCCCGGCCACTTCGAGCGCGGGCCCCGCGCGGGCACGAAGCGCGGCACCGCGGCGGACCACGCGCCCGCCTTCGTGGTGGAGGACGGACGCTACGTGTCCGCCCGCTGGCCGGGCGACGCCTACCTCTTCGCCCAGCGCTTCCTCACGCGCCTGTAG
- a CDS encoding HEAT repeat domain-containing protein, with protein sequence MNSSRPVDEWVSRLSLADVEARAEALEAVGEALGSEDVVMRERTAQFLIKDLARPASTAPGLILSLLQADWWPPPARLAASAVQAITEALTRMEAADPAVGDAALVLGNLCRVDPSQLPALANALDHEHPAVRHAMARAASRVSDEKGVLLPKLIAHLDDPDARVSFAALEAVGALASVAPDITAAALLAQARKTEGMRRYVALSSLRALLDQCRQKDLPLPALGGLEPLLLGMLTDSNSAARVEGVSLLGLTGPVSPAGLTALGGLLKDVNPSVAASAAVALLRLGAPPQEALALLERLLRSEDTPEVQGAALSALEAVEPALIVKAKEMLKKVAHDAKGPVKAALGELLSELG encoded by the coding sequence ATGAACAGCAGCCGGCCCGTCGACGAATGGGTATCCCGACTCTCCCTCGCTGACGTGGAAGCCCGGGCGGAGGCCCTGGAGGCGGTCGGGGAGGCCCTCGGCTCCGAGGACGTGGTGATGCGGGAGCGGACCGCCCAGTTCCTGATCAAGGACCTGGCGCGGCCGGCCTCCACGGCCCCGGGGCTCATCCTGTCGCTGTTGCAGGCGGACTGGTGGCCTCCCCCCGCGCGTCTGGCCGCCAGCGCCGTCCAGGCCATCACGGAGGCCCTGACGCGGATGGAGGCCGCGGATCCGGCGGTGGGGGATGCGGCGCTGGTGCTGGGCAACCTGTGCCGGGTGGACCCGTCCCAGCTTCCGGCCCTGGCCAACGCCCTGGACCACGAACATCCCGCGGTCCGCCATGCCATGGCCCGCGCGGCGAGCCGGGTGTCCGACGAGAAGGGCGTGCTGCTGCCGAAGCTCATCGCCCACCTGGATGATCCGGACGCACGGGTGTCCTTCGCGGCGTTGGAGGCGGTGGGGGCGCTCGCGTCTGTGGCGCCGGACATCACCGCCGCCGCGCTGCTCGCGCAGGCGCGGAAGACGGAAGGGATGCGCCGCTACGTGGCCCTGTCCTCGCTGCGCGCGCTGTTGGACCAGTGCCGCCAGAAGGACCTGCCCCTGCCCGCGCTGGGGGGGCTGGAGCCGCTGCTGCTCGGCATGCTGACGGACTCGAACTCCGCCGCCCGGGTGGAAGGCGTGTCCCTGCTGGGCCTGACGGGGCCGGTGTCGCCGGCGGGCCTCACCGCCCTGGGAGGCCTCCTCAAGGACGTGAACCCCTCCGTGGCCGCCAGCGCGGCCGTGGCCCTCCTGCGCCTGGGCGCCCCGCCCCAGGAGGCCCTCGCGCTGCTGGAGCGGCTGCTGCGCTCGGAGGACACCCCGGAGGTGCAGGGCGCCGCGCTGTCCGCGCTGGAGGCGGTGGAGCCCGCCCTCATCGTCAAGGCGAAGGAGATGTTGAAGAAGGTCGCCCACGACGCGAAGGGGCCGGTGAAGGCCGCCCTGGGCGAGCTGCTGTCGGAGCTGGGCTGA
- a CDS encoding LysM peptidoglycan-binding domain-containing protein yields the protein MSYRIQRGDTLSALAGRFGTSVSALAKANGISNPDLIITGNSLKIPGKGDSFQSGGASGGGRSSGASSSGGTFGPSGAAPMGEIPSSFGGNASRLASAARSMASSMDTRGWCAKGVNRSLAAAGLNVNPLPSAYMYGNVLAKDSRFREVSLTDEQIKQLPPGAIVVSDAYNSPGNPHGHIAVTLGNGMEASDHVASLRTHGTQRVFIPV from the coding sequence ATGAGCTACCGCATCCAGAGGGGCGACACGCTGTCGGCGCTGGCGGGCCGTTTCGGCACCTCGGTGTCCGCGCTGGCCAAGGCCAACGGCATCTCGAACCCCGACCTCATCATCACCGGCAACTCCCTGAAGATTCCGGGCAAGGGGGACAGCTTCCAGTCCGGTGGCGCGAGCGGCGGCGGTCGGTCCTCCGGCGCCTCTTCCTCGGGTGGGACGTTCGGTCCGTCCGGCGCTGCGCCCATGGGTGAAATCCCCAGCTCGTTCGGCGGGAACGCCAGCCGGCTGGCCTCGGCGGCCCGCTCCATGGCGTCGTCGATGGACACCCGGGGCTGGTGCGCCAAGGGCGTCAACCGCTCCCTGGCGGCGGCGGGCCTGAACGTCAACCCGCTGCCCTCGGCGTACATGTACGGGAACGTGCTGGCCAAGGACTCGCGCTTCCGCGAGGTGAGCCTCACCGACGAGCAGATCAAGCAGCTGCCCCCCGGCGCCATCGTCGTGAGCGACGCCTACAACAGCCCGGGCAACCCCCACGGCCACATCGCCGTCACGCTGGGCAACGGCATGGAAGCCAGCGACCACGTCGCGAGCCTCCGCACGCACGGGACGCAGCGGGTGTTCATCCCCGTCTGA
- a CDS encoding HEAT repeat domain-containing protein, with product MGRVPTMDEWKARLSARDGVAREEAQEALGDLLCSGDEASREETARALLQELGRPGTKVAGSVLFLLQRSWWPPQASLVADALQAVMAVLPGLEADAPEVEHAALVLTNVCRVEPSRLSFLEGAFTHPRASVRSAAARVVGRVGHAALPWMARLLALLDDEESVAIAALESLGSLAPLAPELAAPRLLEQVRKTDGARLYLVLVSLRSLVEERRQAGQAPLALADLEPALLSTLEEPEPPIRMEAVCLLGLTGPRSPDALAALREQLKDESPSVAACAAVALLRLGAPPAEALFLLKGQLGPAAAPDVQGAALSALGEVDAPTLFRAKGMLESVVRDTTGPTREALRELLAQLD from the coding sequence GTGGGTCGCGTCCCGACCATGGATGAATGGAAGGCCCGCCTCTCCGCGCGTGACGGCGTCGCGCGCGAGGAGGCCCAGGAGGCCCTGGGCGACCTGCTCTGCTCCGGGGACGAGGCGTCGCGGGAGGAGACCGCCCGGGCGCTGCTCCAGGAGCTGGGGCGTCCCGGGACGAAGGTCGCCGGGTCGGTGCTGTTCCTGTTGCAGCGCAGCTGGTGGCCTCCGCAGGCCTCCCTCGTCGCGGACGCACTCCAGGCGGTGATGGCGGTGTTGCCGGGGCTGGAGGCCGACGCGCCGGAGGTGGAGCACGCGGCGCTGGTGCTGACCAACGTGTGCCGCGTGGAGCCTTCCCGGCTCTCCTTCCTGGAGGGCGCGTTCACGCACCCGCGGGCTTCGGTCCGGAGCGCCGCGGCGCGCGTGGTGGGACGGGTGGGGCATGCCGCGCTGCCGTGGATGGCCCGGCTGCTCGCGCTGCTGGACGACGAGGAGTCGGTGGCCATCGCGGCGCTGGAGTCGCTGGGGTCGCTGGCCCCGCTGGCGCCGGAGCTCGCGGCGCCCCGGCTGCTGGAGCAGGTGCGCAAGACGGACGGGGCCCGCCTCTACCTGGTCCTGGTGTCCCTGCGCAGCCTGGTGGAGGAGCGGCGCCAGGCTGGACAGGCGCCGCTCGCGCTGGCGGACCTGGAGCCCGCGCTGCTGAGCACGCTGGAGGAGCCGGAGCCCCCCATCCGCATGGAGGCGGTGTGCCTGCTGGGGCTGACAGGGCCCCGGTCGCCGGACGCGCTCGCGGCCCTGCGGGAGCAGCTGAAGGATGAGAGTCCCTCCGTGGCGGCCTGTGCCGCCGTGGCGCTGCTGCGGCTGGGAGCGCCGCCGGCGGAGGCCCTCTTCCTGCTGAAGGGGCAGCTCGGCCCGGCGGCGGCGCCCGATGTCCAGGGCGCCGCCCTATCCGCGTTGGGGGAGGTCGACGCCCCCACGCTCTTCCGCGCGAAGGGGATGCTGGAGTCGGTGGTCCGCGACACGACGGGACCAACCCGTGAGGCCCTGCGCGAGCTGCTGGCCCAGCTGGACTGA